The following nucleotide sequence is from Diorhabda sublineata isolate icDioSubl1.1 chromosome 11, icDioSubl1.1, whole genome shotgun sequence.
tgaaaaaatcatatttttaataattattcgtaacaaaaaataaaaattatttaattattactgATAAAACAATATTCGGGATGAAAGAAATAAACTAGGGAGGACAGTATAAGAAATGAGACCAATAGGAAACAAAATAGTTGGAAGATGTTACGGAAAGAAAAGATATAAGAAGAGAAGGAAAGGAAAACCTCTGGGGGAGCTTGGTTAGGATAAGAAAGAGGAAGGAAGGAAGGATAAAATAATCCGACAAAGGAATGTATGTTAAAAATGGATATTCTGATGTTTAAAGAGACGTAACAAAGTGTTCAGAGAGAAGAAGATAATTTGCATGTCTTGGATTGAGGTTAGTCGAGTTTTTATCATTTGTATATACTTCTCGATATAATGATATGCTTTTTATTCAAGATCCAGTTACCACAATCCAAGTCAGTCAACTAAATGTGATATATCAAATCCGTGTTACAGTTTAAGATGATTTTatgttttcatattaaaaattctatatttacaAATGGCAgtcatttcaaattttcaccCACTAACAACCTAAAAAGTCTTATTATCAGGAAGGTATGCTAATCGctataaaaaaactaaaggaacgaataaaattttataaataaactaataaatagaaaattaattgtaaaaaaaatatatattgttttaaattcgGTCAATTTCCTCtggaacattttaaaataacaaatgtacgtaataaatatgaaatacaatTCGAATGGcacaaactaaataatttttcggGATAAAAACAGTGATATACCAAGTTTTTCGTTTTATCGAAATGAATGTATCAGAAAacttttgtacaaaaatatgaattgatCCCGAAAAGGTATTTAACGTGTCcaaaacaacaattaattaaGTTAATTGCTTATTGCAATTTTTCCTGGTTATTCGTTCCACGACTAATGGGAACATTACTAACAAGAATATCACAAGTTTTATTTGTTGATATCGATATAGACTTTGCATATCCTAACTTTCTTCTACGTGATTTTTAGCTTGCCATTTGAAATCGCTGTTCATTATCCATTGTTGACCGGGACTGAAATCGCAAGCTTTTAGAAGAGGTAGGTTAACGTCACTCGTGTCCGGTTGTGTAAGGCAACTTCCTGTATTGACATGCTTGATAGTTTTATCCTGCaacaaaacattaaatattaattacctctacaatatttattcataaaaatagtaatataGGAGATTATAAACCGaaatacttaatttatttatatttcttgaacaatttttgtgttttcagcacgactttttttcaattcaaccttatattagaaaaaaaaaaagaaaaactacaatagataataaaaaaatatggttaaTGAATTGTTATAACAGCAAATGTGGAGCATCCGTTACAACTAATATGTCTTATATGCTCATGAGACAAACAGGGATTTcgaaacacatttttttcatgCCGAAAAAAGCTTAGGAATCATATAAAGGGTACTGAAGTGTTTATGAAACTATACGCAAAGAAAGAGACCTAAAAAATGAGCCAACAGCCAGTCTACATCCTtcttatttaccagatttagtACCACAGCTTTCTTCTTcaacaagaaaacaaaataggCCACAGGTCACTTTTTATTCACGTTTTTGGTCGCCCAAAAGTCAGTCTACATCCttcttattcaccagatttagtacCACAGCTTTCTTCTTCAACAAGAAAACATAATAGGCCACAGGTCACTTTTTATTCACGTTTTTGGTCGCCCAAAAGTCAGTCTACATCCttcttattcaccagatttagtacCACAACTTTCTCATTcaacaagaaaacaaaataggCCACAGGTCACTTTTTATTCACGTTTTTGGTCGCCCAAAAGTCAGTCTACATCCttcttattcaccagatttagtacCACAGCTTTCTTCTTCAACATGAAAACATAATAGGCCACAGGTCACTTTTTATTCACGTTTTTGGTCGCCCAAAAGTCAGTCTACATCCttcttattcaccagatttagtacCACAGCTTTCTTCTTCAACATGAAAACATAATAGGCCACAGGTCACTTTTTATTCACGTTTTTGGTCGCCCAAAAGTCAGTCTACATCCttcttattcaccagatttagtacCACagatttcttcttcaaaatgATAACATAATAGGCCACAGGTCACTTTTTATTCACGTTTTTGGTCGCCCAAAAGTCAGTCTACATCCttcttattcaccagatttagtatCACagatttcttcttcaaaatgATAACATAATAGGCCACAGGTCACTTTTTATTCACGTTTTTGGTCGCCCAAAAGTCAGTCTACATCCttcttattcaccagatttagtatCACagatttcttcttcaaaatgATAACATAATAGGCCACAGGTCACTTTTTATTCACGTTTTTGGTCGCCCAAAAGTCAGTTTACATCCttcttattcaccagatttagtaccacactaataaaaaatatactaaaagtAGTTTCGACACAATATAGGAGATAAAAGACATTCTACTGCGATTTCTATTATTGATAAGATGAAAGACGTTTCAAAAAAGGCTTCTAGAAATGATTCAACGTTGGGATAAGtactaattcaaattttatgttacatatatatatgaaatactATACTAACAATTTCATCATAGGACCATGCTTGGTTTCCACCCATTCCATGGCACCTAACTAATTTAACAGGACCAGTTCTTGAGCTGGCGTCCAAACAGTTGTCATCCGACATTATTTGTTGTCGTTTCGTGTAAGCGAAAACTTGATTACCACCCAAATTATGACAAAAGGTCATTCCAAGGTTTTCGCCTGATTTTCTTCCCATAGTATCAAGACAATTTCTATTTGCTACGTTACgaatctaaaaaataaacaaacaagtAAGTAATAAAATTCTATAGATAAAACAATGTGATTAAATTTAGTCCAACTTttatgtattttaatttttaaaccgCCCAATGTCCGGCAGATGTAACCACCTCTTTAGtactaaattatttatataaaaacaaatattttcggTACTTACATCTCCGAGATAGTAATAGTCCAAAGGCATCTGAGATTCGGGATACACATTTTCCAAGTACCACCTGAAGCTTTTGCATTGCAACTTTTCTCTCAATTCCTTTCTGGCTGTTATATCACCAACCGGAACATTCTTCGCACCTGACAAATTGATTTAAtggtaaatattatttcaatattataaacaaagtgCGACACATGCAATAAGTGCATCAAATAACTTGGCACAATAAAAAGTGACTAATCAGAattgaatacaatatttttattgacgAGGATTTCTTTTTACGCTTGCTTGAACATTCCAAGTCCAGATACTAATATAAGTTTCCATTTTCTCGGAtgcttttttcattttctagaGTAGAAAAGAGGAAAAACCACTACCAATTCCTCCAGACATTGATCTACCTCTGGTAATATCATTTCGATACATTTTCTATGCTTTTAATATAGTTGTCCCCtgtgtatatattttattttgtgtactaacttcataaaacttttttttagttataaagTAAATGGGAAAGTCGAATTACAGCGAAGTACTGGTACATGTCAGTACAAATtccattatttccaaattttcactGAACGTATCATCGTGACAGTATAACTAATAACTTCTGTGtgtaaaaatttctcatttttacgttcaatttagttattttaaacGTCATGAGATCAGTAGAAAAATATTCCAGTCCTCATAGAATATCCCAACATCgtttaaattataaatacctTTTTTGGATTTAGGTTAATctgaaaaatctttcaaaaccAAAATACACTCTtgatttatattcataattaaaattaatgtataATAACAACAAATTAATCAGTGTTAACGACATCACCATATCAAAAAAGCCAAACATAACATGCAATTAAGCCAACCGATAACCCAACACATATAAACAAATGCTTGCATgctgttaaaataattttcattcaagaCCTGGGTTAATATTATAGTAGAATTCCTTCCACTGATCGAGCCACACTTCGGCTAATCGGGCATTGTTATGGTTGACAATTCGACTAGTACCCCCAGGGAAGGAATACGGTGTAGATTTCCTGAAGACGTGCCCAACATGCGAACACGTAGCTATTTCCAATTGACCACCGCACATCCACACCTGATCAGCAAATCccaaaacgataaaaaaaacataacatgcgatgttaattaaataaataacacacAAGATCCAACAATGGAAcatattggttaggttaagttaggtaaGGTTCCAACAATGGGACATATTGgattagaaaaatgtttatcatcaaattatacatcaatttatttattaattttaaaaaattattaattaaacagTAGTGCGATTACATTTAATAGATTAAATCACTGGGGAGGATGGAAATATTGTTATTGTAGAGGATGGATGTAACGGGAATTGTTCTTTGCATAATTTGatagttagtttttaaaatggTAGCACTAATATATTcagtatttttctatatattaataGGATGGATTGTGGAAAATAATTCTACATTTCAGGctattatttattagtaaatttCCTCTTCGAAATACTAATTACCCCCAAAAAGCCGTTACAAGCAACAATTTATCCTCGAATATATACCAAATCAAAgcaattctaaaaattttgttaaaatgatAAATACCAACAATATATAGATAAATACTTCATTAATATTGTTACCCGAAacctatatattgaaataacacCCTGTGTCTATTAATTTGATCACTGAactatccattttttttcatttgttaataattatttcaattttttacagcTTATTTTAGTAATTCTACACCTTTAAAAAAAGCTACTCTACTTTAAGCTCTCTTTAGTAACAAAGTGAGACCTCTGGAAGTATCTAAATCACTGTTCGACAAAACACACAAGAAAATAAATTccataaacaatataaaagcaCCAAGGAATTCCAACAAAGCCAAGTTCTTCTGTTGTTTGTTATATTATAAGTGTAATGGATTTAAttgtgacatttttttataaaccgaTTAATACCAGGTGGTCAAAAGAtagttattaattaaataaaactatttctcATGGTATTTATACCCCAGTGGACGATGAAGGATTATTAATGTTTTCACCCCAAAGTTTTGATTAAATCGttcaaaaattacaaagtgTATTGATATACCAGCaacattagaacaaaaaatgtttattttaattaacataaaaataaatgattaatacaaaaatttatgttaGCGTTAGTCCACTACCCTCCAGCATGACAAAAATGTAgttaaaccatttttttttaatgatttttaaaaatacaaacgATTCAGTTAGTCAACTTATCATCCCTTAATAATAAATGcagttaattatatatttcaatagcAGTATAATCAAACCTGGATtcataatataatagaaatctCGCCATTCGTCCATCCAAACATCGGCCACTCTAGCGGCGTTATGGAGAACTATTTTTGATACTCCACCGGGGAAAGTATAGGGGGACTTGTCTCTGAACACGTGTCCCACGTGAGAACAAGGGATTATTTCCAAGATGCCTCCGCATTGCCATACctaaagaatttttataatttagtaagaaatattattaatattattccTTTGACGGTTATCTGAAATTGTGTTAGACACAGGGTGATAAGATTaatgaaatttcgaaatatatatctgaaaagtgtattaaaaaatattaaaaaatatcataatttgaatttggtgaaatttaaaatgaaaactacAAGGAATTGTCATCGAAAAACTAACCGATACtggataatttcaaaattcttacTAATTTAATCATTAGTGAGTTAATGATGTTTATAAACTGCTTAGAAGactaaaaacatataaaaatatacttaatataaatctgtttttattaatttagattttatataaaattttttgaataaatatataaagtagTTGATTATGAGAAgctttaatttcaataatgtgATATATCTATAAGATTTACACTTGAGgacttttatttatatcaattattagaaaaattgtttaccCTAAAGCTCATTTCCAAGTTTTCACCTCCCCAAATATCCATTCCTTCATCGTAAGCCCccaattcataaaaatagtcCTTATCGATAGAAAATAATCCCCCTGCCATTGTAGGTGTTCTTAATGGAGACGTTCTGTCACCACCTCTCCTATCCATCTCTCTTTGTGGTACTCTATACCTGAAAATTTTATAGGAAATTACATTACGGTCAGCAAAGGCATGCATCTCCTTAAGACTTTACGAAATGAGGATCCAAATCGACAATGACACCTGGTTATACGCTTTCAAGTTTGTAGATGATCAAA
It contains:
- the LOC130450489 gene encoding polypeptide N-acetylgalactosaminyltransferase 5 isoform X3, whose amino-acid sequence is MGKPVHIPPEQEALMKEKFKLNQFNLLASDMISLNRSLVDVRLEGCKTKKYPTLLPTTSIVIVFHNEAWSTLLRTVWSAINRSPRPLLKEIILVDDASEGAHLGRKLEEYVAKLPVPVHVFRTEKRSGLIRARLLGAKHVKGQVITFLDAHCECTEGWLEPLLARIVEDRKTVVCPIIDVISDETFEYITASDMTWGGFNWKLNFRWYRVPQREMDRRGGDRTSPLRTPTMAGGLFSIDKDYFYELGAYDEGMDIWGGENLEMSFRVWQCGGILEIIPCSHVGHVFRDKSPYTFPGGVSKIVLHNAARVADVWMDEWRDFYYIMNPGAKNVPVGDITARKELREKLQCKSFRWYLENVYPESQMPLDYYYLGDIRNVANRNCLDTMGRKSGENLGMTFCHNLGGNQVFAYTKRQQIMSDDNCLDASSRTGPVKLVRCHGMGGNQAWSYDEIDKTIKHVNTGSCLTQPDTSDVNLPLLKACDFSPGQQWIMNSDFKWQAKNHVEES